One Gavia stellata isolate bGavSte3 chromosome 34, bGavSte3.hap2, whole genome shotgun sequence DNA window includes the following coding sequences:
- the LOC132320182 gene encoding olfactory receptor 14A16-like, producing MSNSSSMTEFLLLAFADTRELQLLHFWLFLGIYLAALLGNGLIITTIACNHHLHTPMYFFLLNLSLLDMGCISTTLPKAMANSLWDRRDISFSGCAAQVFLFVFLMSAELYLLSFMAYDRYVAICKPLHYETLLGSRACVHMAAAAWGSGFLCAVLHTANTFSLPLCQGNALDQFFCEIPQILRLSCSDSDYLRAVGLLMVSVSFSFACFVFIVLSYVQIFRVVLRIPSEQGQHKAFSTCLPHLVVVSLFISTAMVAYVKPPSISFSFLNLVVSFLYSVVPPAVNPFIYSMRNQELKDALRKLLQYTIFRHQCRSCLSPMTPTIVTENSCMISCS from the coding sequence atgtccaacagcagctccatgaccgagttcctcctcctggcattcgcgGACacaagggagctgcagctcttgcacttctggctcttcctgggcatctacctggctgccctcctgggaaatggcctcatcatcaccaccatcGCCTGcaaccaccacctccacacccccatgtacttcttcctcctcaacctctcacTCCTCGACATGGGctgcatctccaccactctccctaaagccatggccaattccctgtgggacaggagggacatttccttctcaggatgtgctgcccaggtctTTCTATTTGTGTTCTTGATGTCAGCAGAATTGTATCTCCTCAGCTTCATGGCCTACGACCGCtatgttgccatctgcaaacccctgcactacgagaccctcctgggcagcagagcttgtgtccacatggcagcagctgcctggggcagtgggtttctctgtgctgtgctgcacacggccaatacattttcattaccactctgccaaggaaatgccctggaccagttcttctgtgaaatcccccaaatcctcaggctctcctgctcagactcagACTACCTCAGGGCAGTTGGGCTTCTCATGGTCAGTGTCTCTTttagttttgcatgttttgttttcattgtgctctcctatgtgcagatcttcagggttgtgctgaggatcccctctgagcagggacagcacaaagccttttccacttgcctccctcacctggtcGTGGTCTCTCTGTTTATCAGCACTGCCATGGTTGCCTACgtgaagcccccctccatctccttctcATTCCTGAATCTAGTGGTCTcatttctgtactcggtggtgcctccagcagtgaaccccttcatctacagcatgaggaaccaggagctcaaggatgccctgaGGAAACTATTGCAATATACTATATTTCGACATCAGTGTCGTAGCTGTCTTTCTCCTATGACTCCCACCATAGTCACAGAAAATAGCTGCATGATCTCTTGTTCataa